A portion of the Leptospira kanakyensis genome contains these proteins:
- the prfA gene encoding peptide chain release factor 1 — protein MIDRLKKIQEKYLRIEDELAKATASDTLKNLSKERSRLTPVYTKADEYLKITKDCSDAKSLLESENDPDMHAMLKSEIEVGEKRLEELAKELEIMLLPPDPNSGKSILVEIRAGTGGEESGLFCADLFRMYNKYADKQGIRAEIIDASPTGIGGFKEIVFSLDDDKAYDLFKFESGTHRVQRIPETESGGRIHTSAVTVAILPEAEEKEVEIRESDLRIDVYRSSGAGGQHVNTTDSAVRITHIPTGIVVASQEERSQIKNRDKAMRVLRARIVDQMADAAKQSADALKKAQVGSGDRSERIRTYNFPQGRCTDHRIGFTSHNLPAIMEGDLDELIDALVQEDRSKRLAEAKA, from the coding sequence ATGATAGATAGATTGAAAAAAATTCAAGAAAAATACCTGCGTATCGAGGATGAGCTCGCCAAAGCCACCGCATCCGATACATTGAAGAATCTATCGAAAGAAAGATCTCGCCTAACGCCCGTATACACAAAAGCTGATGAATATTTAAAAATAACTAAAGATTGCAGTGATGCAAAATCACTTCTTGAATCCGAAAATGATCCTGACATGCATGCCATGTTGAAATCGGAAATAGAAGTAGGTGAAAAAAGGTTAGAAGAGTTAGCCAAAGAACTCGAAATCATGTTATTACCTCCAGACCCAAATTCTGGAAAAAGTATCCTTGTAGAAATTCGTGCTGGAACAGGTGGAGAAGAATCCGGATTGTTTTGTGCCGATTTATTCCGTATGTACAACAAGTATGCTGATAAACAGGGAATCAGAGCAGAAATCATCGATGCCAGTCCGACGGGGATAGGTGGTTTTAAAGAAATTGTATTTTCATTAGATGATGATAAAGCCTATGATTTATTTAAATTTGAATCGGGCACTCATCGTGTACAAAGAATTCCAGAAACGGAATCTGGCGGAAGGATTCATACTTCGGCAGTAACGGTTGCTATACTTCCAGAAGCAGAAGAAAAAGAAGTAGAAATTAGAGAAAGTGACCTTAGGATTGACGTATATCGGTCGTCAGGTGCTGGTGGGCAGCACGTCAACACAACTGACTCTGCTGTTAGGATCACACATATTCCTACTGGCATTGTAGTTGCTTCCCAGGAAGAACGTTCTCAAATTAAAAACCGTGATAAAGCAATGAGGGTTTTACGTGCGAGGATAGTTGACCAAATGGCGGATGCCGCAAAACAAAGCGCAGATGCTTTGAAAAAGGCACAAGTAGGATCAGGAGATAGATCAGAACGAATTCGAACGTATAACTTTCCGCAAGGACGTTGTACAGATCATAGAATTGGTTTTACAAGTCATAATTTGCCAGCCATAATGGAAGGTGATTTGGACGAATTGATTGATGCTTTAGTACAAGAAGACAGATCCAAACGATTGGCAGAAGCAAAAGCGTAA